tttcaaaaaaaagcACCAGTcaattcagttttttttataattgtgaTTGCCAATAGCGACCAGGCATCCGCAAATGTTTTGTTTCAGTAACCGCTGCTATTTTGCATACAAACTTTCTTTAGTTGCAAGCTATTGTTGACTTTTTATGAAGCACTTGTAATATCATGCTTAACTTATTGTGATCattctaaaaaatatatattttcatatactTTTTACAAGTCTGGTAATTGACGAAACAACACTTACAAAAGATTCTATCAAATTAAGACCTATAAAAATTAGcagtagaaaaaaatttataacaaagtGTTTAAGGAAAGTATGCATAATACATTGCAcaatcattaaaaccttttgctGTTGTTACAGGACAACTGGTAGCATTGCCAGTTTATAGATACTACTCACCTTTCTGGTAGGGAGGCTAGCTTGCATTTGTAAAGTGTCAGCAGTTTTAAATTACCAAATCTGGCAAACACATCTGGTAGACCACCAGAAAGGTTATTTTCAGAAAGGTCAAGTTCTTCTAACTGAATCAGCTTTGAGAAGCTGTAAATTAGAAAAAAGGTCAAAATCTAAGAAATATTGAACACTCCAAAATAGAAATTTGTAGGGCGAGTGCTGGACCCAAAAAGTAGCTTTAAAAAGTGTTTCACATCAACAAGTATACACATGTATGCAAATACATGTTCAAAATGTCATGATATCTCAATACATAATATCAAGGTttgtaaattttacaaaatgtgTTTTGGTAGCTAACATCAGTTGACTCTTTCCACAATAATTATAACGTTTACTGTAGATACAAGGGTAATTGGGAGCAATGTGAGTTTGTAGATACTACTCACCTTTCAGGTAGAGATATTAGCTTGCATTCCTGAATAGTCAGCTTTCTTAAATTAACAAGACCAGCAAACACATCTGGTAGACTAGCAGAAAAGTCGTTTTTTGAAAGGTCAAGCTCTTCTAGTTGAGTCAGTTTTGAGAAACTGTAATCCgcaattaaaaacaaaaattaagaaATATGGAACACTTCAGGATATTTTTGGCATGGTTACTGTTGGAGCCAAAATGTACCAATGAATTGTGTTCTATTCcaacaattttatatacgtatgcaAAGATAAACGTAAAACGTTGTAAGTATTCCAAAGCATATTATcgacgtttgtgaattttacgAAAGATTTATTGGTAGTTAGCACTAATTGACGCTTTTCACAGTAACAACAATATTAGCTGTAGACCTTTATTCTTTAagtaacaaacatattttgcaaaaatagaAAACTTTGTATAAAACATTAGATTGATAAATACGAAGACAAAATGCAAATGCACCTGAATCCAGTTACTGATAAGAATtaatcatattaaaataatattcaaGAGGGAAAGTTGCAGAGCCtagaaattttgaaaaattgaaaattatagTATGAGTAAAGCAGTCAACTTTGCCGGATTTTGCAGGAACCTTCCGGAATTAAGATTAACCTCTTTCAAAAATAAAGTTTCCTGGTAACCCGGTATGAGAGTTCTGAAAATAGATGACTGATAGAAAAAAACCAATAAACAagatatgtaggcctatattgtatatataagaactaaactaaaaacaaaatcaCCTACCTGGAATATTAACAGAGGCCTTGAATTATAACATActataaagtttttaatttattttttctttatagTTGTCGTTACCGACAGCGACTAGGCATCAgcaaaaacttagttttaataACAGTTCTGATTTTGCACACAAATGGACTGTAGTTATAGTTATGTTTTTATCAGGTACTTGTAATATCAAGCTGAATTTTTTGTGATACGtttgagtgaaatatatatttataaaggtTTTACAAGCTCAAGTTAGAAAATTCACGAAACAGCACTCAAAAAGATTCCATCAAATAAAACCTTGAAAAATTAGCAACAGGAGACttgtaaaaacttgtaaaaaagcGGTACGGGTCAGTAAGCATGATATAATGAACACTCACTACAACATATTTACTTTTGATTCAAGGAAAACTAGGAGCATTATCAGTCTGTAGACGTTACTCACCTTTCAGGTAAGAAGTTTAACTTGCATCTATGAAGTGTCAGACTTTTTAAATTACTAAGACTGGAAAACACACCTGGTAAACCATCATAAAAGTCATTTTCAGAAAGGGCAAGCTCTTCTAGCAGAGTAAGCTTTGAGAAGCTGCAAATAACAAAAAAGTACAACTAAGAACACTTCAGAAAACCAGATTAGCATGGTCACTGTTGGAGctgaaaaattgcaaaaaattgtGCTCTACTTTTGCGAGTATATACATGGGGACAAATTTAAAGCGCTCTAAGTACCTCAATGTAAATTGGCAgggtttgtaatttttaaaaactgttaattGTTAGTTAGCACCAGTCGACTGCTTTTacagaaataataatattattacctTTAGACCTTTAAACTTTAGTGGTAAATGTCTTCTGCAAACTCACAAAGCTTAGTATAAAACATTGCATTAGTAAAgacagaaacaaaataaaaatatgcctgaAACCAGTTACTGTTTAGGAAGTTCTATAAGCACTATTACATCCAAAAATGAGAATTGCGGTGCTCAAATTGTTTGGCAAATTGCAAAATGAACTATGAGGGCTGTAAAAGTAGATGACTGATAGCAAGAAAATcaataaatcaaataaataagttttacataaaagaactaaactaaaaacaacATCATCTACCCTGGATTAGAAATAGAGGTTTTAAATTATAGCATACTACAAAATAtctaatttatttgttttttataattgtCAGCACCGACAGAGACcaaacatcagaaaaaatttttataagtaACCGTTGTTATTTTGCACACCAATTGACTTTAGTTTttagttaaagttaagtttctATCAAGCACTTTTAATATCTTTTGCAATAATTCcaagtaaaaaaaaattcatacattTTCTACAAGCTGAAGTTTGGTAATTCATAAAGCAGCACTTACAAAATATTCCTTCAAATAAACCCTTGAAAGATTagcattaaaaacatttttgtaacagaGCAGTAAAGGCCAGTAAGCATAATAAATTGCAcaatcattaaaaccttttaatGCTGATACAAGAATAACTAGAAACAATGCCAGTTTGTAGATGCTACTGACCTTTCGGGTAGAGAGGTTAGCTTGCATTGCTGAGCCGACAGCTTTGCTAAATTGCCAAGGCCGACTAACACATCTGGTAGACCACCAGAAAAGTCATTTACACAAAGTTGAAGCTCTTCTAGCTGAGTCAGTTTTGAGAAGCTGTAATtcataaaaaatgacaaaaactaAGAAATATGGAACACTTCAGGAAACTGGAAACAGTTTGACATAGTAAGCGTTGTAGCTAAAAAGTAGCAACAAATTGTGCTCCACACCAaaaagtatgtacatgtaaataaaaataaatttaaattgttattaGTATCTGAATTTATATTGTCtaagtttttaattgttttaaaaaggtaTACTGATATTTAGCACCAGTTGACTCTTttcatagtaataataatattaactataGACCATCAGTCTTTCAGTAATAAATATCTTCTGCAAATTCAGAAAGCTGTATAAAATATTGCAGTAGTAAAAGCTAAGACAAAAATGCAACAACATCTTAATCTAGTTTTTGATTAGGGATCATTATCATTAAAATTATCGCAAAGATTGAAAGTTGCAGTTCATAAATTGTTTGTCAAACTTAAAAATATACAATGAAGGCtgtgaaaaataaatgaaaagtagcaaaaatcaataaataaaagATGTAAATTCAATACAAAAGaattaaactaaaaacaacATAATCTACCATAGCTTAGAAAAAGAATTCCTAAACTATAAAATACCAtgaagttttaatttatttgtattttataattGTTGTAGTTGAAAACAGCAACCAGGCATCAgccaaaatgttgttttagtAGTCACTGTGATTTTGCACACAACTTGACTTTAGTTGCTAGCTATAGTTAAGGTTCTATTAAGCACTTTTAATACCAAGCTGAATCTTTTTGTGataattttgagtaaaaaacaTTTCCATACACTTTCTACAATCTGAAGTTTGGTAATTCATAAAACAGCACTTACAAAAGATTCCATCAAATAAAACCTTGAAAGATTAGCAGCAGAAACGTGTTTGTAACAAATCATTACCAGTCAGTAAGCATAATAAATTGCAcaatcataatataataaacaCTGACTACCTTTTACTGATGATATAATGATAGTCGGGAGCATTATCACTTTGTAAATGTTACTCACCTTTCTGGTAGAGAGGTTAGCTTGCATTCCTGAAGAGTCAGCTTTCTTAAATTGCCAAGACTGGCTAACACATCTGGTAGACCACCAGAAAAGTCATTTCTAGAAAGGTCAAGTTTTTCTAGCTGAATCAGTTTTGAGAAGCTGTAAAACGTAAATAAGAACGAAAactaagaaatatatataacaatccAGGGACTTATTGGCATGGTTAATGTTAAAGCCAAAAAGAAGCAATGAATTGTGTTTTATTCcaataagtatatatatgtacgtaaaGTTGAAAGTAAAACGCTATAAGTTTTATAAGCTATAAGGTATATTGTCAAGGTTCGTAAATTTTATGAAAGGTTTATTAGTAGTCAGCACTCGTTGAATCCttttacagtaataataatattaactttAGTCTTTATGTAAGGAACTTTTTCTGCAAATGTTGAAAACTTTGTATAAAACATTACAGTAGTAAAGAGGATGACAACATAGAAATATGCCGGAATCCAGTTACTGATAAGGAATTATTATGAAGACAATTATAGCAAAGTGAAAGTTGAAGTTCtcgtttaaaaaatatattattagggctgtaaaaataaataattaatagcaGAAAGTTAATAagtaaaatatgcaaataagTAAAACATCggcaaaaagtttgttttagtaACTGCTGTGATTTTGCACACCAATTTACTTTTGTTGCTAgttatagtagtttttatcaAGCACTTGGTAATTCACAAAACAGCACTTACAAAAGATTATTTCAAGTAAAACCTTGAAAGGTTAGCAGcagaaaaatgtttgtaatataAAAGTAAAGATCGATAAGCAATCCAccatcattaaaaccttttacTGTTGATGCACAAATAGTTGGAAGCATTATCATTCTATAAACATTACTCACCTTTCTGGTAGAAATGTTAGGTTGCATCCCTGAAGTTTCAGCTTTCTTAAATTATCAAGACCAGCAAACACATCAGGTAAACCATCAGAAAAGTCGTTTTGAGAAAGGTTAAGCTCTTCTAATTGAGTCAGCTTTGAGAAGCTGTAAACCAGATGAGAGGAAAAAAAACTATGAAATTTAGAGCACTCCaagaaatattttgacatgatgacTGTTGAAGCCAGAAAGTAGCAATAAATTGTGTTCCCTTTAACAAGTGTGCACAATTACGAACAAAGCTtaaatgttatacatgtatctcaATTTATATTATCACCctttctaatttttttaaaagcgtTTATTAGTAGTCAGCGGCAGTCAACTTtttttacagtaataataatactatttaTAGACCTTTGGTCTTTcagttataaatatttttgcaagagcAGAAAACTTCGTATAAAACATCACAGTATTAAAGATGAAGgcaaaatgtaaatgtgaaaccaATTACTGATAAGGAATTATTATGCAAACaataaaagcaaaatatgaAGGTTGCAGTGTTTAAACTGTTTGacaatttttaaagtatagtgaattttgtgaaaaatacaTGATCAGCAGCAGgaaaatcaataaataaagtttgtaaatttaatacaaaaacttaaactaaaaacaacaaaatctacATTGGATTAGTAACAGAGATCTTACATTGTAACATACCCTAAAGTTTCCaaagtatttgtttttataactgtGGTTGCCGACAATGACCAGGCTTTAGCAAAAACTTTGTTTCAGTAATTGCTTTAATTTCGCACACCAACTGACTTTAGTTGCTAGTTATGGTCAACTTTTTTATCAAGCACGATGATTCTTGTAAAGTTGAGCTGAACTGTTTTTTGGTAATTCTGAATAAAAGATATTTTCATATACTGTCTACAAGCTGCAGTTTGCTAATTCGCAAAACTGCAATAACAAAAGATTTTAACAAATAAAACCTTCAAAAATTAGTTGTAGAAACATATTTGCAACAAAGAGGCAAAAGTCAGTAagcataataaataattaatataatgatAGCTGAAAGCATAATCAGCCTGTAGACATTACTCACCTTTCTGGTAGGGAGGTTAGCTCGCATCCATGAAGTGTCAGATATCTTAAATTACTAAGACCGGCAAACACATCTTGTAGACCACCAGAAAAATCCTTTCCAGTAAGGTCAAGCTCTTCTAGTTGAGTCAGATTTGAGAAgctgtaaatcataaataagGACAAAAACTAAGAAATATTGAACTTTCAAGGAAGCAGTTTTGCATATCGATTGTTGAAGCAATAATTAGCAATAAACTGACTTCTAACTTAACTCTAGCTTTGACTTACAGCTTACTTCTTCCAAATATTGAATACAAAATACCAAGTgtataaaaactttaaacaaacactttcaCTCTAAACTTAAGGTCACACAGTTAGTTAAACTAGTAAGAAGTAATGGGTAGATGATGCTAACAATTAAGATCttatacatgtttgtattttaccatttattgtttatatttttatatttagcaCAAAATCAGAATTCATCTAGCTATTTTACATATCTTTCAAACACTTCGGTGTAACTGTATAAAATCAAGTGACTGTCATTCCTTAGTGAAAATGCAGAATTTCTTTATCACAATCTGCTGTTTCATTCAGGGATGACAACTCAACTATTACATCGTAGCTTAGGTACTCGGAAGTGTTTTGGAAAAAGTTAGCATGACAATGTAATATCAATAAACATTGGTCAAATAAAAACTTTAGTTTGATagaaaaattaaagttttttgttgCATAAAACAAGTTTGTTAGAAATCCTTTTTTGTGTTCCGGCCAACCATGCCACcaccattttttcatttttgcagTGTAATTTTTAATAGTGgctgatgaaattttttcagTAGCCGCTGTGGTTTTGTAtgccaaataattttatttgttggTAACATTTAACTTGTCTATATAGTACTTCTGCTATCAAGCCGGATTACTTTAGGATTATACTGATCGAAGTATAATTTTATACACTTTCTCTATGCAGGATTTTGGTAATTCCTCAAACCGCGCTTAAAGAAATTGTATTAAATAACACCATGAAAAGTTAGCAGCAAAAACATGTTTGTAACAAAGCATTAAAAGTCAGTATACGCAGTAGATTGCGCAGTAACAAAAACCTTTTACTGTTGATACAAGAACAGCGAAGCATTATCAGTCTGTAGAGATTACTCACCTTTCTGGTAGAGAGGTTAGCTTGCATCCATCAAGTGTCAGATATCTTAAACTACCAAGACCAGCAAACACATCTGGTAGACCACCAGAAAAGTCATTTTCAGAAAGGTCCAGCTTTTCTAGCTGAGTCAACTttgataaactataaattataaactaagatgaaaactaaaaaatatagaacgaaaatataaagatatatattatacatataatataaagataaaaaaatatataaggaAAATTTTGACATAGTGACTGTTGGACCAAAAAAGTAGTAATAAATTGTGCTCTACTTCAACAAGTAAATAGCTGTTTTCAAAGACAAATTTAAAATGTCACAGGTATCTCAatatataaaatcaaaatttctatttttttcaaaaagtttattGGCTCGAGTTGACTTTTTTTATAGGTGATAATACTATAAACTGTAGATCTTTACTTTTTCAGTAATAAATCTCTTCTGTAAATGTAGAAAACTTTGTATAAAACATCGCATTAGTAAAGCCTAAAACGAAATGCATGAATCCAGTTACTGATAAAATGAATCCCATTAAAATACTATTCAAAAGTACAGATGCAGAGCCTAGAGTTtttgaaaaattcaaaattagaCCCGTTAGAGTTTTGGAAAATAGATGAGTGATAGAAAAAAAATCTATgaacaaaatatgtaaattttatatgaaagaattaaactaaaaacaacATCATTTACCCTTGATTGGCAACAGAAGTCTCGAATTATAAAATACCATGGAGTTTCTAATTTATTTATCCTTTATAATTGCCATTACCAAAAAAGGAAAGGCATCAGCAAAAAGAATTTTTATAACTGCTGTGACTTTGCACACGATTTGACTTTAGTTACTAGTTATAATTAGCTTTCTATCAAGCGCTTGTAATATCAAGCTTAATTTTTTGTGATAGTTTTAGggaaatattttttcacacacttTTCACAAGCTGAAGTTTGGTAATACATGAGAAAGCATTCAAAATAGATTCCGCCAAATAAGACTTTGAAATGTTAGCAGCAGAAAAATGTTTGTAAGAAAGCTCTAAAAGTGAGGAGTAAGCATAACACAATGAACACCCATTACTACTTTCTTATTGTTTATACAAGAACAGCTGGAAGCATTTTCAGTCTGCAGACGTCACTAACCTTTCAGGTAGAGAGGTTAGCTTGCATCCATCAAGTGTCAGATATCTTAAACTATCAAGACCCGCAAACACATCTTGTAGACCACCAGAAAAGTCCTTTCCAGAAAGGTCAAGGTTTTCTAGGTGAACCAGCTTTGAGAAACTGCAAATCATAAATatggaaaaaaactaaaacacaTGGAAGACTCTAAGAAAGATTTTGGCATGGCGATCGATGGAGCAAAAAATAGCAATAAACTGTCCTCTACCCTAACATTGACTTTTTGGTTTACCGTTTCAAGGTATTTCAAGAGAAAATACATGAAAACTTTAAACAAACACTGTCTCTCTAAACTTAAAGTCACAAAGTTGGTAAAACTAGTCTACTAAGAAATAATGAATAGATAATGGTAATAAGTGAGATCTTATAACCATCTGtattttacaatttatagtTCAAGTTTTTGGTTTAACCCAAAGTCTAAATTCATCTAGCTATTTTACATTTCTTTTCAACACTCTAATAAAACTGTATAAAATCAAGTGACGGTTATTCCTCAGTAAAAATGCAGACTTTCTTCATCACAAACTGTCATTTCATTCAAGGATAATGACTCAACTATTACATCGTCACTTAGGTACTCGGAAGTGTTTTAGGAAAATTTATTACTTTGTTGGCAAGACAATGTAATATCAGTAAACATTTTCAAATAAGAACTATAGTTTGAAGGAAAAATTGAAGTTCTTTCCTGCATAAAacaagtttgttagaaattcctTTTTGTGTTCCAGCAAACCATGCCACTaccacattttttatttttgcagaGTAATCGCCTATACTAATTGCGAGGAATTTTTTTCAGTAGCCGCTGTGGTTCTGTGCGCCAAATTTTATTAGTTGCTAGTAGCATTTAAATTTTCTATATAGTACTTCTACTATCAAGCCGAATTATCTTGTGATTCTTCAGGTTGAAATATATTCTCATATGCTCTCTCGAGGCTGCAATCTGGTAAATCACAAACCAGCGCTTACAAAAGTTAAATTATTTAAGACCATAAACAGTTAGCAGCAAaaacatgttttgtaacaaAGCAGTGAACATCAGTAAGCATAATATAATTAGCGCTCACTACACCGCTTTTATGGTTGATATAACGATAGCTCGAAGCATTATCAGTCTGTAAATGTTACTCACCTTTTTGGTAGAGAAGTTAGCTTGCATCTATCAAGTGTCAGACATCTtaaattaccaagaccaccaaACACATCTGGTAGACTACCAGAAAAGTCATTTTCAGAAAGGTCAAGCTCTTCTAGTTGAGCCAGCTTTGAAAAgctgtaaattataaaaaagttaaaatctAAGAAATATGGAACACTCCAAGATACAAATTGGCATGGCGAGGGTGAGACCCAAAAAGTAGCTATAAAATGTGCTCCGCTTCaacaagtatatacatgtatgcaaatACATGTTCAAAATTTCATGAATATCTCAATACATAATATCAAGGTTTGTaagttttacaaaatgttttttggtAGCTAGCATCGGTTGCCTCTTTCCACAATAATTATAACGTCTACTGTAGATACAAGGGTAATTGGGAGCAATGTGAGTTTGTAGATACTACTCACCTTTCAGGTAGAGATATTAGCTTGCATTCCTGAAAAGTCAGATTTCTTAAATTAACAAGACCAGCGAACACATTTGGTAGACCAGCAGAAAAGTCGTTTTTTGAAAGGTCAAGTTCTTCTAGGTGAGTCAGTTTTGAGAAACTGTAATTcataattaaaaacaaaagttaagAAATATGGAACACTCCAGAAAAAGTTTTGGCATGGTTATTGTTGGAGCCAAAATGTACCAATGAATTGTGTTCTATTCcaacaattttatatacgtatgcaAAGATAAACGTAAAACGTTGTAAGTATTCCAAAGCTTATTATCGGCGTTTGTGAATTTCATGAAAGGTTCATTGGTAGTTAGCGCTAATTGATGCTTTTCACAGTAACAGCAATATTAGCTGTAGACCTTTATTCTTTCagtaacaaacatattttgcaaaaatagaAAACTTTGTATATAACATTAGATTGGTAAATACGAAGACAAAATGCAAATGCACCTGAATCTAGTTACTGATAAGAATTAAtcatattagaataatattcaAGAGGGAAAGTTGCAGAGCttaaatttttttgacaaatttataattatagtatGAGCAGAGCAGTCAACTTTGCCGGATTTTGCAGGACCCTCCCGGAATTGAGATTAACCTCCTGCAAAAATAAAATCTCCTGATAACCCGGTATGAGAGTTCTAAAAATAGATGACCGATAGAAAAAAATCTCTTAATAAAATATGTGAATTCAATATAAAAGaattaaactaaaaacaaagTCATCTCCTCTTGATTAGTAACAAAGATTGCAAACTATAACATACCATGAAGTTTTTAGTTGATTTGTTTTTTATACATGTCGTGACTGACAACTACAAGGCATCAGCAAAAGGTTTGTTTTCGCAACGGCAGTGACTTTGTACATGAGTTGACTTTAATTATTAGATATAATGAACTTTTAATGAACATATCGATATAATGAACATccagctgaatttttttgtaataattctgattaaaatattttttcattcacATTTTAAAAGCTGAGTTTTGTTAACTTACAAAAAAAGCAATTACAAAAGCTTCAAGCAAATAGTATATCAAAAGATTTTTAATAGAAACATGTTTGTAAGAAAGCAGTGAAGCTGAATAAGCAGTAATATTGCAACTCTCTCACTCTTCATTCAAAAATATCTAGAAGTATTATTAATCTGTAGACAAGACTCACCTTTCAGGTAGAGAAGTTAGCTTGCATTCATTAAGTATCAGATAACTTAAATTACCAAGACCCGCAAATACATCTGGTAGACCACCGACAAAGTCATTTCTATAAAGGCGAAGCGTTTGTAGCTGAGTCAGATTTGAGAAGCTGTAAATcagaaataaatacaaaaactaaaacataTGGAAGACTCTAAGAAAGATTTTGGCATGGCGATCGATGGAGCAAAAAGTAGCAATTAACTGTCCTCTACCCTAACATTGACTTTTTGGTTTACCTTTGCAAGGTATTTCAGGAGAAAATACATGAAAACTTTAAACAAACACTGTCTCTCTAAACTTAAAGTCACAAAGTCGGTAAAACTAgtctattaaaaaataatgaatagATAATGGTAATGATTAAGATCttatatttgtttgcattttacAATTTATTGTTTAAGTTTTTGGTTGAACACAAAATCTAAATTCATCTAGCTATTTTACATTTCTTTTCAACACTCTAATAAAACTGTATAAAATCAAGTGACGGTTATTCCTCAGTAAAAATGCAGACATTCTTCATCACAAACTGTCATTATTTCATTCAAGGATAATGACTCAACTATTACATCGTCACTTAGTTACTCGGAAGTGTTTTAGGAAAAGTTATTACTTTGTTGGCAAGACAACGTAATATTAGTaaacattttcaaataaaaactatagTTTGAAGGAAAAATTGAAGTTCTTTCCTGCATAAAACAAGTTCGTTAGAAATTCCTTTTTGTGTTCCAGCAAACCATGCCACTaccacattttttatttttgcagaGTAATCGCCTATACTAATTGCGAGGAATTTTTTTCAGTAGCCGCTGTGGTTCTGTGCGCCAAATTTTATTAGTTGCTAGTAgcatttatattttctatatagtACGTCTACTATCAAGCCGAATTATCTTGTGATTCTTCAGGTTGAAATATGTGACCTCTCGCGTGAAAATCGACCAAAAGTCGGCATTCACTATTGCTAGTAATGGAGCTTCGAAGTTTGCATTAGGTTTATTGGGGAGCACATGGctactttgtttattattttaccgTAGACCAATCAGGGTGTGAGGAATTTATTTCTGAAGTGAGAAAATGATTTCATTGGTTCCTTATGCCAAATTTTTTTCGATCCTATTCGTTGCAATGCGATCGTGACGTCATCAAAATGGCGACTCATGAAGATTCTAAAACTTCGAAAACTTTTTTAATCTGATGAATCTGAGAAACTTGGCACATTGCTCGATAAAATTGAGGCTGAATATGAAGAAACAATGTCTAGAGATCCAGGTTTTTATGTTACTGATGACCTGCAAGCTCGGATGCCTGAATTTAATGACGATGAAGAAGACGATGTTGAACCTACCGAAGGATTAACTGTTATTCACTCGTATAGTACTCCGGTTATTGACTCAGAATCACCTGCTGCCAGCTTACCAACTCATCTTATAGTGTCTAATGAACCTATTAGATTCAGTTGCAAGTGTGACtgcatcaaaaaatttgatagAACTCTGATTTTCACTCAGCTGACTTACAATAAAGGATGTTCCAAGACAGAGTTAGATTTGGTTAACATGGGCCGAATTTTTACTTGTGTGGATGATGGGAACACCACAAAACCTTTCAAGCATAAGGAGAAGATCAGAAATAGGTCAAGGTGCAACTTTAAATATCATGGTGAgtcttattgaatttttttctggtCTACCCTGTTTATTTttggtagtaatagtataggTGTAGTAGCCTACTAGTTGCTGGCCCAGTGCATGCTTCCCTGAGTCACATAAATTTACATCATACAATACATGACTCAGTGATCAGTCGAACTCACTGGCCTGAGTTAGGTGTGTTTTCACTCATAATTGATTGCCAGTTGCTACATGACTTATTCAACGTGTCAATAtttgtgtgtttattttttgtctGCTCACATTAACCCTATGGTATGAGCAATCAATCCCTTCGTCACACGATCACTAGGCCACTAAGTCTATTACTCGTAAAAGTGTCTCAGAGTCAGAATCCGTTGCCAATcacctcattagctcattctttagattttttctaTATTAATTAGGAATTAAAGGAAATTTAATTTAAAGGAATTTAAGAATTTAGttctaaattaaaggaattaagAGCTTTTACAAGTTTTCATTCAGCCAAGCTTACCCCAGTACGATGACATGTTATTAACATAGATTGTTGTGTGTACTGTTTG
Above is a genomic segment from Watersipora subatra chromosome 6, tzWatSuba1.1, whole genome shotgun sequence containing:
- the LOC137398224 gene encoding uncharacterized protein, encoding MCFSNLTQLQTLRLYRNDFVGGLPDVFAGLGNLSYLILNECKLTSLPESFSKLTHLEELDLSKNDFSAGLPNVFAGLVNLRNLTFQECKLISLPESFSKLAQLEELDLSENDFSGSLPDVFGGLGNLRCLTLDRCKLTSLPKSFSKLVHLENLDLSGKDFSGGLQDVFAGLDSLRYLTLDGCKLTSLPESLSKLTQLEKLDLSENDFSGGLPDVFAGLGSLRYLTLDGCKLTSLPESFSNLTQLEELDLTGKDFSGGLQDVFAGLSNLRYLTLHGCELTSLPESFSKLTQLEELNLSQNDFSDGLPDVFAGLDNLRKLKLQGCNLTFLPESFSKLIQLEKLDLSRNDFSGGLPDVLASLGNLRKLTLQECKLTSLPESFSKLTQLEELQLCVNDFSGGLPDVLVGLGNLAKLSAQQCKLTSLPESFSKLTLLEELALSENDFYDGLPGVFSSLSNLKSLTLHRCKLNFLPESFSKLTQLEELDLSKNDFSASLPDVFAGLVNLRKLTIQECKLISLPESFSKLIQLEELDLSENNLSGGLPDVFARFGNLKLLTLYKCKLASLPESFSKLTQLEDLCLSENYFSGGLPDVFAGLGSLRNLRLRDCKLTSLPESLSKLTQLEYLDLSNREFSLLNPSNYGEPLEELDQPYSAESSVVEHSDVTLVDEKVVVSSYPSDCGKPRF